A genomic stretch from Candidatus Nitrotoga arctica includes:
- a CDS encoding glycoside hydrolase family 57 protein encodes MSRPLDLVFLWHMHQPDYRDHASGDFLLPWVYLHAIKDYTDMAFHLEQHPQVKVTVNFVPVLLDQLEDYEQQFTTGQIRDPLLRLLARENLNDLNVEERDLVLTSCFRSNHHSMVAPYQAYKRLSDLYKMLEPGGSTELAYLSGQYFADLLTWYHLVWCGESVRREHNLVIGLMSKNEGFSHADRKWLFDLIGQVICGIIPRYRKLAESGQIELSTTPHYHPLAPLLLDINSARESKPDISLPQSKCYPGGKSRVQAHLLSAQKSHQTRFGVTPHGIWPAEGAVSTALLEVFAVQECRWTASGEGVLANSLRTAEHYLPERAQYLYRPYHLQGAASGVRCFFRDDRLSDLIGFEYSRWNGKDAALHFISQLEAIAQQAPEGEAPVVSVILDGENAWEYYPYNGYHFFTDLYSALQTHSTIRTTTYSGYLDRLDEAEGNKQLAKEEELPRLVAGSWVYGDFSTWIGSPDKNRAWDLLCIAKQNYDLVMASDRLNEAERLIAEKQLASCESSDWFWWFGDYNPAHAVESFDRLYRSNLMQLYRYLKLPVPAILNSPISQGGGLPESGGTMRRGS; translated from the coding sequence ATGTCAAGGCCCCTCGATTTAGTTTTTCTCTGGCACATGCATCAGCCAGATTATCGCGATCATGCCAGTGGCGATTTTTTGTTGCCGTGGGTTTATCTGCACGCGATTAAGGATTACACCGATATGGCTTTTCATCTGGAACAACATCCTCAGGTGAAAGTGACGGTGAATTTTGTGCCGGTTTTGTTGGATCAACTGGAAGATTACGAACAGCAGTTCACCACTGGCCAGATACGCGATCCGCTGTTGCGACTGCTGGCGCGCGAGAATCTCAATGATCTGAATGTAGAGGAACGCGATCTGGTGTTGACTAGTTGTTTCCGCAGTAACCATCATAGTATGGTCGCGCCGTATCAAGCCTACAAGCGTCTGTCCGATTTGTACAAAATGCTCGAACCAGGCGGCAGTACAGAGCTTGCCTATTTGTCTGGACAATATTTTGCCGACTTGCTGACTTGGTACCATTTGGTCTGGTGTGGCGAAAGCGTGCGCCGCGAACACAATTTGGTTATTGGCTTAATGAGCAAGAATGAAGGCTTTAGTCATGCCGATCGCAAATGGTTATTCGATCTGATCGGACAAGTCATTTGCGGCATTATTCCGCGGTATCGCAAATTGGCTGAAAGCGGTCAAATTGAACTTTCCACGACACCTCATTACCATCCGCTTGCGCCATTGTTGCTGGATATTAATAGTGCGCGTGAAAGCAAACCGGATATCAGTCTGCCGCAATCGAAATGCTATCCCGGCGGAAAATCACGCGTCCAGGCGCATCTTCTTTCTGCCCAAAAAAGTCACCAAACACGTTTTGGCGTCACGCCACACGGTATTTGGCCAGCTGAAGGAGCGGTTTCAACCGCGTTGCTGGAAGTGTTTGCGGTGCAAGAGTGCCGTTGGACGGCGAGTGGCGAGGGCGTGCTGGCTAACAGCTTACGTACGGCGGAGCATTATTTGCCTGAGCGTGCCCAATATCTCTATCGTCCCTATCATTTGCAAGGTGCAGCAAGTGGTGTGCGCTGTTTTTTTCGAGATGACCGCCTATCCGATTTGATTGGTTTTGAATATTCGCGTTGGAATGGCAAGGATGCCGCACTGCATTTTATTTCCCAGCTCGAAGCGATTGCACAACAGGCACCTGAGGGCGAAGCGCCAGTAGTCAGTGTTATCCTGGATGGTGAAAACGCTTGGGAATATTATCCCTATAATGGCTATCATTTCTTTACCGATTTATATTCTGCGTTACAAACACACTCGACAATCAGAACCACGACTTATAGCGGTTATCTGGATCGGCTTGATGAGGCTGAAGGAAACAAACAGCTTGCCAAGGAAGAAGAACTACCGCGTCTCGTTGCCGGTAGTTGGGTATACGGTGATTTCTCCACATGGATTGGCTCGCCCGACAAAAACCGCGCTTGGGATTTGTTGTGTATAGCGAAACAAAATTATGACTTGGTGATGGCAAGCGACCGCTTGAACGAGGCAGAGCGCTTGATTGCCGAAAAACAATTGGCTTCATGCGAAAGCTCCGACTGGTTCTGGTGGTTCGGTGATTACAATCCTGCTCATGCAGTGGAAAGTTTTGATCGCCTCTATCGCAGCAATCTAATGCAGTTATATCGTTACTTGAAATTACCTGTTCCAGCTATCTTAAACTCTCCAATCAGCCAAGGTGGGGGTTTACCTGAATCAGGTGGTACGATGCGCCGTGGCTCTTAA